A genome region from Leptodactylus fuscus isolate aLepFus1 chromosome 6, aLepFus1.hap2, whole genome shotgun sequence includes the following:
- the LOC142209897 gene encoding chemerin-like receptor 1: MENITRAYPTSGITLLDNTSSYTTEYYDDYDYYDFSSLNYFTLVVYSLGFLLGTAGNGLVIWFTIFRMKKTVNVIWFLNLSIADFTFTLFLPLSIIYLANGFHWVFGNFLCRLNSTVAFLNLYASVFLLTVISIDRFISVIFPVWCQNHRTPTLAIFVVIAVWILALLCSLPYFIIRDTVQYDGSIICYNNFELGEPKDEGRSLHKGLTIMRFLIAFVIPFTIIVTCYTVIALRIHRDRMTTSSKPFKVIMAVIVCFFICWVPYHIFSFLELYSAYRDDRHLQYETLLGIPLASSLAFMNSCVNPFLYVFIGRDFKAKFWRSFQSIFERAFNEESDNKELKSKTKSTCDSQVV, encoded by the coding sequence ATGGAGAACATCACAAGAGCGTATCCGACCTCTGGTATCACACTCCTGGACAACACTTCTTCTTATACCACTGAATACTATGACGACTACGATTATTATGACTTTTCCTCTCTGAATTACTTCACTTTGGTGGTCTACTCTTTGGGTTTTTTGCTTGGGACTGCAGGGAATGGTCTGGTCATCTGGTTCACAATCttcaggatgaagaagacagtcAACGTCATTTGGTTCCTCAATTTATCGATCGCTGACTTCACCTTCACATTATTTCTCCCCTTGAGTATAATCTACTTGGCGAATGGTTTCCATTGGGTGTTTGGAAATTTCTTGTGCCGATTGAACAGTACTGTGGCCTTCCTCAATCTGTATGCAAGTGTCTTCCTGCTCACCGTCATCAGTATAGACCGATTTATCTCTGTCATCTTCCCAGTTTGGTGTCAAAACCACCGAACTCCAACATTGGCTATATTTGTGGTCATCGCTGTTTGGATCCTGGCTCTTCTATGTAGTTTACCCTACTTTATCATTCGAGACACCGTACAATATGACGGCTCCATTATTTGCTATAACAACTTTGAACTTGGAGAACCAAAAGATGAAGGCAGGTCCTTACACAAGGGGTTAACCATAATGAGGTTCCTCATAGCATTTGTTATTCCTTTCACCATCATTGTCACATGTTATACGGTGATCGCTCTACGAATCCATAGAGATCGCATGACCACCTCTTCCAAGCCCTTCAAAGTCATAATGGCTGTCATAGTTTGCTTCTTCATCTGTTGGGTTCCTTATCATATTTTCTCCTTCTTGGAATTGTATTCAGCTTACCGGGATGATCGTCATCTGCAATATGAAACTCTTCTTGGCATTCCTCTCGCTTCCAGCCTGGCCTTCATGAACAGTTGTGTGAATCCTTTCCTCTATGTCTTTATTGGTCGGGACTTTAAGGCTAAATTCTGGAGATCCTTCCAGTCCATATTCGAAAGGGCTTTCAATGAAGAGTCAGACAATAAGGAACTCAAGAGCAAGACCAAGTCTACATGTGACTCCCAGGTAGTCTAA
- the LOC142209895 gene encoding chemerin-like receptor 1 → MENITRAYPTSGITLLDNTSSYTTEYYDDYDYYDFSSLNYFTLVVYSLGFLLGTAGNGLVIWFTIFRMKKTVNVIWFLNLSIADFTFTLFLPLSIIYLANGFHWVFGNFLCRLNSTVAFLNLYASVFLLTVISIDRFISVIFPVWCQNHRTPTLAIFVVIAVWILALLCSLPYFIIRDTVQYDGSIICYNNFELGEPKDEGRSLHKGLTIMRFLIAFVIPFTIIVTCYTVIALRIHRDRMTTSSKPFKVIMAVIVCFFICWVPYHIFSFLELYSAYRDDRHLQYETLLGIPLASSLAFMNSCVNPFLYVFIGRDFKAKFWRSFQSIFEKAFNEDSEHKQLKSKTKSTSESQIV, encoded by the coding sequence ATGGAGAACATCACAAGAGCGTATCCGACCTCTGGTATCACACTCCTGGACAACACTTCTTCTTATACCACTGAATACTATGACGACTACGATTATTATGACTTTTCCTCTCTGAATTACTTCACTTTGGTGGTCTACTCTTTGGGTTTTTTGCTTGGGACTGCAGGGAATGGTCTGGTCATCTGGTTCACAATCttcaggatgaagaagacagtcAACGTCATTTGGTTCCTCAATTTATCGATCGCTGACTTCACCTTCACATTATTTCTCCCCTTGAGTATAATCTACTTGGCGAATGGTTTCCATTGGGTGTTTGGAAATTTCTTGTGCCGATTGAACAGTACTGTGGCCTTCCTCAATCTGTATGCAAGTGTCTTCCTGCTCACCGTCATCAGTATAGACCGATTTATCTCTGTCATCTTCCCAGTTTGGTGTCAAAACCACCGAACTCCAACATTGGCTATATTTGTGGTCATCGCTGTTTGGATCCTGGCTCTTCTATGTAGTTTACCCTACTTTATCATTCGAGACACCGTACAATATGACGGCTCCATTATTTGCTATAACAACTTTGAACTTGGAGAACCAAAAGATGAAGGCAGGTCCTTACACAAGGGGTTAACCATAATGAGGTTCCTCATAGCATTTGTTATTCCTTTCACCATCATTGTCACATGTTATACGGTGATCGCTCTACGAATCCATAGAGATCGCATGACCACCTCTTCCAAGCCCTTCAAAGTCATAATGGCTGTCATAGTTTGCTTCTTCATCTGTTGGGTTCCTTATCATATTTTCTCCTTCTTGGAATTGTATTCAGCTTACCGGGATGATCGTCATCTGCAATATGAAACTCTTCTTGGCATTCCTCTCGCTTCCAGCCTGGCCTTCATGAACAGTTGTGTGAATCCTTTCCTCTATGTCTTTATTGGTCGGGACTTTAAGGCTAAATTCTGGAGATCCTTCCAGTCCATATTCGAGAAGGCTTTCAATGAGGACTCAGAACATAAACAACTCAAGAGCAAGACCAAGTCTACTTCTGAATCCCAGATAGTCTAA